One Polaribacter sp. KT25b DNA segment encodes these proteins:
- a CDS encoding DUF4258 domain-containing protein, with the protein MQLLKRIGYFLIGVSISSIGVYFFWQKKKATFDYGMDARTLKTIRIKKRLFSDDAKQVMLNSYIDSIKISTILLNGDVDFGKSKPRQKPCAEYYITGSRELEYVSLYISRCDSTATIEKIIID; encoded by the coding sequence ATGCAATTACTTAAAAGAATAGGATATTTTTTAATAGGAGTTTCAATTAGTTCTATAGGAGTTTACTTTTTTTGGCAAAAGAAAAAAGCAACTTTTGATTATGGAATGGATGCAAGAACTTTAAAAACTATCAGAATAAAAAAAAGACTTTTTTCTGATGACGCAAAACAAGTCATGCTAAATTCTTATATTGATTCAATTAAAATTTCTACTATTTTATTAAATGGCGATGTTGATTTTGGTAAAAGTAAACCAAGACAAAAACCTTGTGCAGAATATTATATTACAGGTAGCAGAGAATTAGAATACGTAAGTTTATATATTTCTAGATGTGATTCTACTGCAACTATAGAAAAAATAATTATAGATTAA
- a CDS encoding YdeI family protein: MKNSKVDEYISKKENWRKELELLRSVFSDLPVDETIKWGAPTYVFNNKNIVGLAAFKEYCGLWFFQGALLNDKHKVFINAQEGKTKAMLQWRFYNLEEINAALIKTYVLEAIENIKLGKEIKVDRSKKEIIIPDELNNKFSEKEELKSKFENFTNSKQREFCEYISSAKRENTKQTRLKKIIPLILNGTGLYDKYKNC, encoded by the coding sequence ATGAAGAACTCGAAAGTAGATGAATATATTTCTAAAAAGGAAAATTGGCGTAAAGAATTAGAATTATTACGTTCTGTTTTTTCTGATTTACCTGTTGATGAAACTATAAAATGGGGCGCACCAACCTATGTTTTTAACAATAAAAATATAGTTGGTTTAGCAGCTTTTAAAGAATATTGTGGTTTATGGTTTTTTCAGGGAGCTTTGTTAAATGACAAACACAAAGTTTTTATAAATGCACAAGAAGGCAAGACGAAAGCCATGTTGCAATGGCGATTTTATAATTTAGAAGAAATAAATGCAGCATTAATTAAAACTTATGTTTTAGAAGCTATAGAAAATATAAAATTGGGAAAAGAAATTAAAGTTGATAGGTCTAAAAAAGAAATTATTATTCCAGATGAATTAAATAATAAATTTTCAGAAAAAGAGGAGTTAAAATCAAAATTTGAAAATTTTACTAATAGTAAGCAAAGAGAGTTTTGCGAGTATATTTCATCAGCAAAAAGAGAAAATACTAAACAAACTAGATTAAAAAAAATTATTCCATTAATATTAAATGGAACTGGTTTATATGATAAATATAAGAATTGTTAA
- a CDS encoding RNA methyltransferase encodes MIDKKLLIYLESYLTDKRKALFKKVISERTQHFTVVLEDISQPHNASAVLRTCDIFGVQELHTVENKYINRVSKYVAKGSQKWITTKRYKSDGNNTKVCFDNLRNQGYQIIATSPHDNSCFLQDFDISKKTAFVFGEETEGVSDFTKENADGFLKIPMVGFTESLNISVAAAIILQDVTTKLRNSNLDWQLSEEEKEILYLNWIKESIKNVDKIEENYLNNNV; translated from the coding sequence ATGATTGATAAAAAATTATTAATTTACTTAGAAAGTTATTTAACTGATAAAAGAAAAGCACTTTTTAAAAAAGTTATATCAGAAAGAACACAACATTTTACAGTTGTTTTAGAAGATATTTCTCAGCCACATAATGCAAGTGCTGTATTAAGAACTTGTGATATTTTTGGTGTTCAAGAATTACATACTGTAGAAAATAAATATATTAATAGAGTTTCTAAATATGTTGCAAAAGGTTCTCAAAAATGGATTACCACTAAACGTTATAAATCGGATGGAAATAATACAAAAGTTTGTTTTGATAATTTAAGAAATCAAGGATACCAAATTATAGCAACTTCTCCTCATGATAATTCGTGTTTTTTACAAGATTTTGACATTAGTAAAAAAACAGCTTTTGTCTTTGGAGAAGAAACAGAAGGTGTTTCTGATTTTACAAAAGAAAACGCAGACGGATTTTTGAAAATCCCGATGGTTGGTTTTACAGAAAGTTTAAATATTTCTGTAGCTGCGGCTATAATTTTGCAAGATGTAACAACAAAACTCAGAAATTCTAATCTTGATTGGCAATTATCAGAAGAAGAAAAAGAAATTCTATATCTTAATTGGATAAAAGAATCTATTAAAAACGTTGATAAAATTGAAGAAAATTATCTAAATAATAATGTGTAG
- a CDS encoding NAD-dependent deacylase produces MKKLVVLTGAGISAESGIETFRDADGLWEGHDVMEVATPEGFKANPKLVLDFYNARRNQLLEVQPNKAHYNLVDLENDFDVEIITQNVDDLHERAGSTKVTHLHGELLKVRSSVDESIILDWKKDLFLGDLCIKKSQLRPHIVWFGEMVPMLEKAIEITEKADILVIIGTSMQVYPAASLINYVKLNTPIYFIDPKPSVSKNNFNKLTIITDLASLGTDKLKKILIKE; encoded by the coding sequence ATGAAAAAATTAGTTGTTTTAACGGGCGCAGGAATATCCGCAGAAAGCGGAATAGAAACTTTTAGAGATGCTGATGGTTTATGGGAAGGGCATGATGTTATGGAAGTTGCAACTCCAGAAGGTTTTAAAGCAAATCCAAAATTAGTTTTAGATTTTTACAATGCACGTAGAAATCAATTATTAGAAGTGCAACCAAATAAAGCACATTATAATTTAGTTGATTTAGAAAATGATTTTGATGTAGAAATTATTACTCAAAATGTAGATGACTTGCATGAACGAGCTGGTAGTACAAAAGTTACTCATTTACATGGAGAACTTTTAAAGGTTAGAAGTTCTGTTGATGAATCTATAATTTTAGATTGGAAAAAGGATTTATTTCTAGGAGATTTATGCATCAAAAAAAGCCAATTAAGGCCACATATTGTTTGGTTCGGAGAAATGGTACCAATGCTAGAAAAAGCAATTGAAATTACTGAAAAAGCTGATATTTTAGTAATTATTGGTACATCTATGCAAGTATATCCAGCGGCAAGTTTAATAAATTATGTAAAATTAAATACTCCTATATATTTTATTGACCCAAAACCTTCAGTTTCTAAAAATAATTTTAATAAACTTACAATTATTACAGATTTAGCTAGCTTAGGAACAGATAAATTAAAAAAAATATTAATTAAAGAATAG
- a CDS encoding LytTR family DNA-binding domain-containing protein: MNCIIIDDEQMARVIVRTLCNEIKSLDILEEFTNAIEAIKFLNENDVDLIFLDIHMPNFSGLDFIKTLKDPPKIIFTTSDPKFAIEAFEYDFIVDYLLKPIEFPRFEKAVKKAEKLQLRQTQISNTKEVSPKNDFYVNIDRRLIKIDLSTIYLIEAKGDYINIKTEEKNYVVHSTLKKIEEKLPDTLFLKVHRSYIINVKKIIDIEDNSVLIKKDVVPVSRSNRPELMKRLDLL, translated from the coding sequence ATGAACTGTATTATTATTGATGATGAACAAATGGCAAGAGTTATTGTTAGAACTCTATGCAATGAAATAAAGTCATTAGATATTTTAGAAGAATTTACAAATGCAATCGAAGCTATTAAATTCTTGAATGAAAATGATGTAGATTTAATTTTTTTAGATATTCATATGCCTAATTTTAGTGGTTTAGATTTTATAAAAACACTAAAAGATCCACCAAAAATAATCTTTACTACTTCAGATCCTAAATTTGCTATTGAAGCTTTCGAATACGATTTTATTGTAGACTATTTGTTAAAACCAATAGAGTTTCCACGTTTTGAAAAAGCTGTAAAAAAAGCAGAAAAACTTCAACTTAGGCAAACCCAAATTAGCAATACAAAAGAAGTATCTCCTAAAAATGATTTTTATGTAAATATAGACAGAAGGTTAATTAAAATTGATTTGTCAACCATCTATTTAATTGAAGCTAAGGGAGATTACATAAATATTAAAACAGAAGAAAAAAATTATGTAGTACATTCTACATTAAAAAAAATTGAAGAAAAATTGCCAGATACTTTGTTTCTAAAAGTACATCGTTCTTATATTATAAATGTTAAAAAAATAATAGATATTGAAGACAATAGTGTACTAATTAAAAAAGACGTTGTTCCTGTTAGTCGTTCAAATAGACCTGAATTGATGAAACGTTTAGATTTATTATAA
- a CDS encoding histidine kinase, translating into MEKPNLIYIDKLARGDESIKKTLIDVIKSEFPGEKEEYYQSLKNKDFRKIEDNVHRIKHKFSILGLEKSYKMANEFEHNLREQVLNLKEEKDFDKILIAISKYLKTI; encoded by the coding sequence ATGGAAAAACCTAATTTAATCTACATAGATAAACTAGCAAGAGGAGACGAATCTATTAAGAAAACCTTAATAGATGTTATAAAAAGTGAGTTTCCCGGAGAGAAAGAAGAGTACTACCAAAGTCTTAAAAATAAAGATTTTAGAAAAATTGAAGATAATGTTCATAGAATTAAACATAAATTTAGTATTTTAGGTCTTGAAAAGAGTTACAAAATGGCTAATGAGTTTGAACATAATCTTCGTGAACAAGTTTTAAATTTAAAAGAAGAGAAAGATTTTGATAAAATTTTAATAGCAATTTCAAAATATTTGAAAACTATTTAA
- a CDS encoding ATP-binding protein, whose amino-acid sequence MNPLLKRQIRKYLPKNLQSNKDMQDFLDAINKSYNTSGEQFTMLQRAASISSEELFNSNKQLREESESQKEIIEKLNSVINTLKFYNLKGDNNLEGQDSLELVDFIEIQTKEIIEINKLKDKLVLDLERQNQELNEYAHMVSHDLKSPLQSIDALTVWIKDDFSDVLGESGSEVVDLIRENVEKMDTLIQGILEYSTIGKTKMALYDIDLNLLIEDVLVTIDNPNDVDVLVTSDLPRIKGDQHRLELLFYNLINNAVKFNDKKSKGFVEIRFEDKNKYWQFSITDNGKGIEQKYFDKIFIAFQKLENDYKSTGIGLSIVKKIIETYQGEIWLKSIPNIETTFYFTIKK is encoded by the coding sequence ATGAATCCACTTTTAAAAAGACAAATAAGAAAATATTTACCTAAAAATTTGCAATCTAATAAAGATATGCAAGATTTTTTAGATGCAATAAATAAATCTTATAATACATCAGGTGAGCAGTTTACGATGCTTCAAAGAGCAGCTTCTATTAGTTCTGAAGAACTTTTTAATTCTAATAAACAATTAAGAGAAGAATCAGAATCACAAAAAGAAATTATAGAAAAACTTAATAGTGTAATTAATACTTTAAAGTTTTATAACTTAAAAGGTGATAATAATTTAGAAGGACAAGATTCTTTAGAATTAGTAGATTTTATTGAAATTCAAACTAAAGAAATTATAGAAATAAACAAACTAAAAGATAAACTTGTACTAGATTTAGAGCGTCAAAATCAAGAATTAAATGAATATGCTCATATGGTTTCTCATGATTTAAAATCGCCATTACAAAGTATAGATGCATTAACAGTTTGGATTAAGGATGATTTTTCTGATGTTTTAGGTGAGTCTGGTAGTGAAGTTGTAGATTTAATTAGAGAAAATGTAGAAAAAATGGACACCTTAATTCAAGGTATTTTAGAATATTCTACAATTGGTAAAACAAAAATGGCTCTTTATGATATCGATTTAAATCTTTTAATAGAAGATGTTTTAGTTACTATAGATAACCCTAATGATGTTGATGTTTTAGTAACTAGTGATTTACCCAGAATAAAAGGAGATCAACATAGATTAGAGTTGCTTTTTTATAATTTAATTAATAATGCTGTAAAATTTAATGATAAAAAGAGTAAAGGTTTTGTAGAGATTAGATTTGAAGACAAAAATAAATATTGGCAATTTTCTATAACAGATAATGGAAAAGGGATTGAACAAAAGTATTTTGATAAAATTTTTATTGCTTTTCAAAAATTAGAAAATGATTATAAATCTACTGGAATTGGTTTATCAATTGTAAAGAAAATCATAGAAACATATCAAGGAGAAATTTGGTTAAAATCTATACCTAATATAGAAACGACCTTTTATTTTACAATAAAAAAATAA